A part of Oncorhynchus kisutch isolate 150728-3 linkage group LG2, Okis_V2, whole genome shotgun sequence genomic DNA contains:
- the iffo1b gene encoding intermediate filament family orphan 1 codes for MPDLQRFSFPYHSMNPLLEANSLLQHQQQQNQGGQSHPDSPSGLLPESVFGSLDPTSFFLGDHPGLGSETQPGFDFTTPSQAYLHLNHSYHRSVPQPPAAMALRNDLGSNISVLKTLNLRFRCFLAKVHELERRNKILEKQLQQALEAKNSCDGSCSESARRAHTQETGVQTGFVGTIPLRPGSLPFQNTNNSARRPTTLFTPALNTVFTLESNNKAGTNPTEPNQNPTITVSQSTPTIDSPSGSNSITNGKTVFSTGTGTPTNPPPRFLPGTIWSYNHTRKLGSGVETRVTSPGVSWVQPDGVGVQIDTITPEIRALYNVLAKVKRERDEYKRRWEEEYTVRVDMQQKMEDLQEDLQESEGCQDELAVRVQQLKAELVLFKGLMSNNMSDLDSKIQEKAMKVDMDICRRIDITARLCDLAQQRNCEDVIQMYQVPNTQSAINCRPRKQTPLSVNSSEGDETISTSESDGGLPREEELCGSSANQINEEMQRMLNQLRECEFEDDCDSLAWEETEETLLLWEDFPGCTLAPETTHQPGEQEDQCLEKVINDTEDLFKSREKEYQETIDQIEYDLATAKSDMNRHLHEYMEMCSMKRGLDVQMETCRRLITQSGDSKPGSPVAVAGEESVDQAEKEGTTASPSLSNSPPRS; via the exons ATGCCAGATCTGCAGCGCTTTAGTTTTCCATACCATAGCATGAATCCTTTGTTAGAGGCGAACTCGCTTCTCCAACATCAACAGCAGCAGAACCAAGGAGGACAGAGTCATCCGGATTCCCCCTCAGGCCTTCTGCCCGAATCCGTCTTCGGCTCGCTCGACCCGACGTCTTTCTTCCTGGGCGACCATCCCGGACTGGGCTCGGAGACTCAGCCAGGGTTCGATTTCACCACACCCTCACAAGCTTACCTGCATCTAAACCACTCTTATCACCGGTCTGTGCCCCAACCTCCTGCAGCGATGGCCCTGAGGAACGACCTGGGCTCCAATATAAGTGTCCTAAAGACTCTGAACTTACGGTTCCGATGCTTTCTGGCCAAAGTGCATGAACTTGAGCGAAGGAATAAGATTTTGGAGAAACAACTACAACAGGCGTTGGAAGCGAAGAACAGCTGTGATGGAAGTTGTTCTGAAAGCGCTAGACGGGCCCATACCCAAGAAACAGGTGTACAGACCGGGTTTGTGGGAACTATCCCTCTCAGGCCCGGGTCACTCCCGTTCCAAAACACCAACAACTCCGCGAGACGACCCACTACCCTCTTCACACCTGCCCTCAACACTGTCTTCACGCTTGAGTCCAACAACAAAGCTGGAACAAACCCCACCGAACCGAATCAGAATCCGACCATCACGGTAAGCCAATCAACCCCGACAATCGACTCTCCATCCGGGTCCAATTCAATCACCAACGGGAAAACGGTTTTTAGTACAGGCACTGGAACCCCCACCAACCCGCCTCCCCGGTTCCTCCCCGGTACTATCTGGTCCTACAACCATACCCGCAAGCTCGGTTCTGGCGTGGAGACGCGCGTCACCAGCCCCGGTGTGTCCTGGGTCCAGCCGGACGGGGTCGGGGTCCAGATTGATACCATTACCCCGGAGATCAGAGCCCTGTACAACGTCCTGGCCAAAgtcaagagggagagagacgagtaCAAACGCAG GTGGGAGGAGGAGTACACTGTCAGAGTGGACATGCAGCAGAAGATGGAAGACCTACAGGAg gACCTCCAGGAGAGCGAGGGCTGTCAGGATGAGTTGGCTGTCAGAGTGCAGCAGCTGAAGGCTGAACTGGTGCTCTTCAAAGGCCTCATGAGCAAC AACATGTCTGATCTGGACAGTAAGATCCAGGAGAAGGCCATGAAGGTGGACATGGACATCTGTAGACGCATCGACATCACGGCTCGCCTGTGTGACTTGGCCCAGCAGAGGAACTGTGAGGATGTCATCCAGATGTATCag GTCCCTAACACCCAGTCTGCCATCAACTGTCGCCCCCGGAAACAGACCCCGCTGTCCGTCAACAGTAGTGAGGGTGATGAGACTATCAGCACCTCGGAGAGCGATGGGGGCCTGCCCAGAGAGGAGGAGCTCTGTGGCTCGTCAGCCAATCAGATCAATGAGGAAATGCAGAGGATGCTCAACCAGCT GCGGGAGTGTGAGTTTGAAGATGACTGTGACAGCTTGGcctgggaggagacagaggagactctGCTGCTGTGGGAGGACTTCCCAGGATGCACTCTGGCTCCAGAGACCACCCACCAGCCAGGAGAG CAAGAAGACCAGTGTCTGGAGAAGGTGATTAATGACACTGAGGACTTATTCAAATCCAGGGAGAAAGAATACCAAGAGACCATCGACCAGATTGAG tatgacttggctacagctaagagtgataTGAACCGTCACCTACATGAATACATGGAGATGTGTTCTATGAAGAGAGGCCTGGATGTGCAGATGGAGACCTGCAGGAGACTCATCACCCAGAGTGGGGACAG TAAGCCTGGCTCTCCTGTGGCTGTGGCTGGTGAGGAGAGCGTTGACCAGGCTGAGAAGGAAGGGACAACAGCGTCGccttctctctccaactctcctccCAGATCATGA